tattataatccaTAACCaaagaaatttatatatttggatCAATAGAGGATATTGTTAACGTTCAATTTATTGGGTTTGTGTCCGGATTTTTGATACTGTAGAAAATACTTGTGCAAGGATCACTAGTATTAAACTTTTACTTCTCATTGAACCTAAGTCTTACTACCATATTTGTAATGCGATTAAATTGCCCTTAGGGTTTGAGGGTGTCGGATGTATGTAACTTGTCCTTCCGATAACAAGGTTTAGGATTGACCATGGATAGCAACATCATTATTCATTACAACTTCGCATAAATAAGAAGCGCACATGTTTTGATGATCTGTGTTGTTATAGTCTATTATAATTGGAAATCTAAGAAATATAAACCTTTGGTCCCATTGAGAATGAATTGACATGAAGCAAAGGCTTTTCTagcttaaattattttaaaaatacttcAAGTTTACTAGTCATGACTAGAATCAATTTAATAAAGCTTTTCAAATTCTCCATCATCGTTTATTTGCTAGGTTTTGGAATGTTGACATGTTGTAGGTTTTACCTTAAGTGATTTACAAGAGCTTTCTATGATCAAATTTGAGGATTTTCCATATATTAAGCGTGTTTACAATTCTTTGTTACAATTTAGTGCTTGTAACATAAGTTATCAATTGGGATATTGTCTATCTTGAAATGAAAATTCAATTGTGATGCAATGAAAATTTACATTTGGCTCCTAAATGAAATGTAAAATTTGAATCTCATTGCCGGTTTAGTGTTGAGTTTCTTGGGTGCAGTTAGGCTATAACAAACATGCCAAACTTGacttgtttcaaattttcatttcatttactATAGTCTATATTTAATCACAAAGCAAatgttttcttttcaatgccGCTTCTAATCATCTATCTTGTAATATTTTTCCTTATGCAAGTTCTAATCTTTTTTGCAGCAGAGCTAATGTTTTAACATTCTGGCATGGAACAGATCTTTCATGATTTCTTAGTGAAATAGAAAATATTGTgatttttcttatataatttCTACTGCTAAAGCATGGTAATACTTTTTTGACTTAGGGGATCAGATGGAGATATCTGCTCTTTTAACCTCAGCAGGGATTAATATAGGCTTTTGTTGTGCGCTTTTTTTATTGTACTCCATATTGAGAAAACAACCaagcaataaaaatatatacttcggACGTAAATTGGCTCAATTGAGATCATCAAAATGTAATGACCCTCGTTGGTTTGAGAGATTTGTGCCATCTCCTGGTTGGATTCTAAAGGCATGGAAGACATCTGAAGATACTATATTGGCAGTTGGCGGATTAGATGCTGTTGTTTTTATGAGGATGCTTGTATTCAGGTGAATTAATTTTGAGTAGAAACTTATAATGTTTTCTTATATGCACCTCCCTCGCTGATAATCAATTAGTGATTCATTTTTGgtattttcttcacaaatatTTCACACTTTACTCTTTAAAGCATCCAATATAATATTTTGATCGGTAACACTAATGATAATGGAGTTTGATTATTCACAACGGacaaatatataccaataggTTATATAAAGCTATAGGTGGTAACATGATATGCTAGGATGGTTGATTTGTCAAGTATGAGTTGAAACTATGAGCTTTAGATACATATTTGGAGCGAGAATTTCATGTTACAGTCTAAATATGGTCACTAATATCTTATTTTAAGAACCTGTTAATTAGTATCTTACTTTTCTTGACAAATTTATTTGGGATTGAGTATGGATGTTAAgaatataataattaacttttgttgGTTTATAGGTCTTTGCATTAAGGTGTTATATTTTGTTTTGGAATTAATCTAGATAGGAATTATACAAAGTATTAGAAAGAAAATGGTTAAGGCAAAAAATTTGTTTCCTTCTCTGGGTTTGGTCTATATATCTCAAAACGTACATTTTGACAATATGTCTTCCTCTTGGTATTAAGCCATTTTTCCTTGGTCTATATCTTAGAGTGTAGATACCCTTGCTGGAGTGTCTAAGGTTTGATTCGGTACATGATTTGAATTGAAGAGTCCAAGTAATGATTTTGCTTTATACTTTTTTGGTCGACCTAGTTGATCATTCGGATCAAGGCTTTAACATTGAAAGTACAATAACGCCGCTTAAGGTGAGAGCCACTTAAATGGCATTGGGCAATATAATATTGCTTTAGTATATCTCAATTCTACAATGTTGATGTTTTTCATTTGTTCTGCAGCATTAGAATATTCTCCATTGCTGCTATTGTGTGCACCGCTATTGTGCTTCCCTTAAATTACTTTGGGCAAGAAATGGAACACAAACTTATCTCTTCAGAGTCGCTAGAAGTATTTACCACTCAAAATGTTAAAGAAGGTTCCAGATGGTATGATGGCATAAATTTGTATTGTATAGTTCCTTCTCTTTGTTGCCTCACTTTGGATAAgaaattaaatatgaataagTATTTTAATCATATGATTACAAAATGTTTTTTGATATAtaaacattattgtttattatgaGAGATAGgtatattttgattttgatgtatctttttgttgtgtgtgtgtgggtggtgTGGAGGGGGGGAGGGGTTGAGATGTTCAACCCTTCTTTCCTACTTCATTTTTAGAATAtaacttttatattttcttttaaattaacTGTGGCAAAGATGGATTTGTTTTTCCTTATTTAACATTAAGGCACCAATCAGTGTAACTGTTTTTTTGTTCTGTTTCTTTTTCAGGCTATGGGCTCATTGTCTAGCATTGTATATTATTTCATTTTCTGCCTGCATGCTTCTCTACTTTGTAAGTATATATTTCTATAATAGATAAGCCTTTTTCAAAAAAAGTCGAGATAAAATTTGGCATAATTTTAAAGGAAACTTATTAATATTCTTGAAGGTTTATAAATAAGTgcattatgtgtttttttttctttatgattCCTACGTTCTTTTTTACTTCCTTTGTACtttttaatgatatttttcttACTAGTAGTTTTCGGTATGTATTTTAGGAGAATAAAAGTATCATTAGAAGGAGGCTTACTTATATCAAAGGATCTGCACAAGATTTAAGTCAATTTGTAGTTCTTGTTCGTGGTATACCTTGGTCTGCAGAAGAGTCATATAGTACTTCATTGAAGAATTATTTCACAAAGTATTATCCATCTCACTATCTTTCGCACCAAATGGTGTATCATTCTGCAAAAATAGAGAAGCTGATGGTATGTATTCCCCCTTGTTGGTTGTGATTTGGTATGCAGACGttctatttttaatgtttttcaaTTTTCCACTTTTCACTTATTGTTTGTGAACTTTAAAATGTCATTGTTAATCCCTTGGTTGCATTACAACTTAAAACCCTTCATATTGTTGCAAAAGTAACTATCATTtgctttacttttgttttagccTTCGTTTTTGCCATTTGTTGTGGAGCTCTAGTGCGTCCTCATTTGTGGTAAGtgtgcatatgactatgatatcaTTTGTTTGGGGAAGTTGCATAAATGACCATGTATATCGCTACATGAGGGATACAAGTTTTGAGGGCATGTGTGGTAAACAATATGAGCTTTGAACTTATTGGGGTATCAGTTATAACTATTGGATATAGCGTCTTTGATGTGCCGACATATGTTTTCCAATATAGTGTGTTCTGTGAGAATTGTTTCTTATTCAATGGACTATGCAAGGATGGACGAtaattgcatatgactatgatatcaTAGAGCAGACAATGTAGCAGAGTGTAGGGGTTGGACGATAATTGAACCCTAATGGAAAATATAATAGTCTATGTTAActtattatttttctctattGGGCAATTTCTTTTGTCTTTATTTCCAAATGTGTTATCCTTTAAAAATGATAAAGGGAAAGAACAAGTCAGTtgtaattggtttttttttttttaatttttttttatggagaAAGCAGTTTAAAATAATGTTTAGTCCTAATGCAATTATGTAGCTCCCTTTTAGGCTCTACGTAGTCATTTTGTGTACCAACTTTATAAGTATACAAAACATGTGTTACGTTATTTGGACTTGGGAGTTTATGTTCTTACATCCCAGTGTCACACTTTGGAACTTCACGGTAAATTTTCACATTTTTGGTCTGAAATAAAGTGTCCAAGTGTCGTACTCTTGTGCAAGTATTGAGAACCCGATAAGGGTACTTGAAGTAAAATAAAGAGTCCGAATAACATAGGCATGTCGTTCTGAGTTCTGATTATTTGACTGTTTAATTATGCTACTTGGAATGGTGGTTGATAAGGTTgactaattattttgattttagagAACTGCTCATTTGAATGGAATTCTTCGAAGCATTTATTTTGGAATGTTGTGTTGTTGTATGCAGAGAAGTGTCAAGGAGATGTACGATGTTCTCTATCACGATAGCCTTCCATCCTGTAACTCATGTGGTTTTACAAGTAGAGGACATGGGCGTTCAAATGTATTCAATATCGCTGTTCATGAACCAGAAGTTATTGAAAAagggaaaattgattttgaagaCTTGCATGATAGAGATAAGGTTAGAAATGAAGTGTCAGAAGTTTCTGTTCACATATTAATGTTTacatttgttatattttttcttttaaacatatcataatttatatgattggtATGAGTTATGATCAGGATGGCTTAGTGGTCAATCACTTTTGGTTATAAGCTAATgaatttctaaataaatttgGTGCATAGTTTTGTGTTAATAGATTTAGGAAAGTGTTCATATGACATGTCGTTGGGTATTTGGAGAAGATAAATTTATTTCATTGCATGTTGATTTGAAATACAATAGAAATGAAATTAGTCTAATGTTATTAATTGAGATATTATGGGATCTGAAAGTCTATATACCTATTATTGACAAGTTGGGTTCAACTCTGTTTCTGATGCATTCAATTTTTCTCTTAGACCTTTAATTAATGTCCCTCCTGACCTTATCCATCTCCATTCCCATGGTAGTTTACTCAAGTTGTCATTGTGAGCTTTTTTGTGATGTAGAAAACAGAGTGACATGATATCACTATATCATGTCTCATAtagtataagaaaaaaaaaaattcatgaaaTGTAATGAAGAGATGCATGATCCTTATAATTATATTCACTATTTGGTCCTTTTATCGTAATTggtgtaaaattaaaaatttcattGTACTCTTGTCAAGCTTATTGAACCACAAATTCCTCCTACTTAAAGTTGCACTCTTTCTAAAGAGAACAATCTATTGCATATGGTTGGTCATCAATCTTCATCAATGACTATGGAGATGGATCTAGTCTTTGTCCTTACCATAACAAGATGAACAAAATCTACTTATAgttagaaaaattaaatttgttgagCTATGGTGTAAATAAAGGAAAggtaaaatgaataaaaagccTACTGTTTGCTTGGTTTTGTAAGCATATCTAAACTTTACAAACATGAAATTGTAATGTTTGCCCCGTTATGATAGAGCCGAAAATTCAgtgtgttttgaattataacgGACCAAAGTGAAGTGGCTCATCAAATATGTAAGCTTCATTATTAGTGAAGTTGTCGATGGTGTTTGCAATAAGTTTATGAGGGTCAATCGAAAAAACCTCTTTGATATCACTAGGGTAAACTTGCATACATTTGAGATTCATCTCTTACTTTGCCCAGGCAAAAGCAATTTTAGTGGCATTGGGGAAATGTAATGTTGTAAAGCGTTTACAGTACTGCCATATGTATCTTTTAGTGGAATAAGGCTTAACGGTTATTcttatattgtttattacagCTTTTCTTTTCCCTTACAGAATCTCCACTTTTTGATCATTATCTTTTATTGGTGGTCTTAATACCCCTCACATGGCACATTTAAAAATAGCTTAGCTTTATTGATTGGTATTATTCAAAGTGTCTTTGTGCAAAACAtaaaagatttatagttctttggtttggGGTTATAATGGATTATAATAAAATGACTCGTTAAATTATGTGCATATCCCATATATGTGAAGTTGTAGATGATTTTTTCTATTAAGGTCAATCAAAaacaacttttttattttaacaaggGTAAGTTTGTGTACATCTAATGTCCTAACACTGCCTTGGTAGGAGCCTAGGTGGGAGCACTtgatggcattggggtaataaAATGTTGTTGTAATTCTTATGATGTATATATGCTGAGCTCTTgttcttcattttaatatagtcATGTGGATTTCAAAAGTGACTCTTATGTTGAAAGCTGCTTTCTGTTTCAGGAGTGTCCAGCTGCCTTTGTGTTCTTTAAAACTCGTTATGCAGCTGCTTGTGCTGCACAGGGTCTGCAATCATCAAATCCGATGTTCTGGGTCACACATCAGGCCCCACAACCACGTGATGTATATTGGCGAAACTTAGGTATTCCGTATAGACTATTCTGGTTGCGAAGGACGGGAACTCTTCTCGCTACCGCAGCTTTCCTGGTTTTCTTCATTGCTCCAGTCACTCTTGTACAGAGTTTGGCTAATTTAACACAGCTTCAGCAGGCATTTCCTTTCTTGAGAGGCCTGCTAAAGACGTAAGTGACATGATTTTGTGGTTATTGTAACAGTAGATTGTTTAAAAATACATGGaaaatttaattgaaaagtGTTATCCTTGAAAAATGAAAACCAAGCATGAGTTGAAATAAGTGTAGCATCAGTCACTGCATCATTTTAGGCAATGTTTAACTTGACAGATGTTCTGTAAATAGACACTACATAAGTACAGGGTTACTAGCAGTTGTAAAGATTTATAAATGTTCTAGTATGTGAGTTGTGCAAGATTGTGAAATTCTACTGACTGATAAAAGTGAGAGAAGTTGAGCAGGCCATTAAATTGTTATTGGATTTTAAGCCTgatgtttttactttttatacttGTAGCTTCAAGTTGTATTTGAGTTTTGTGAGAACAAATGAACTACAATTATGCATGAATGCGAAATTGTCTTTCCCTTTATTCCAGCATTATTATAGTAATTATCTCTCTCCTAATCTTACCTCCTCCCCAATATCAGAAATTATTCAACTACATTAACATTACATGGTCTCCATACCCCAATGTGGCTCCCATGATCCCATCTAGGAGGAATAAGAGTTGTTGGATGCATCTAACTGTTATGCACGATACAGTTAAATCTAGATTATTCCAAGAGGGCAACTGAGTAAATCAAAGTAAAATAAGAGCATggaagaaaatatatttttttcttctatGCTCTTCTTTTGCTTTGATTTAGTATGTTGCACTCTTGGAATGATCTAGAAGTAAGTATATTGTGCATAACACTAACCTTAGTCATGTAATAACAAAAAAGGTTGTTTCTGGGtgactcatcatcatcatacccagtttATCCCGCCCAAAGGAGGGAGGGATGTGAATTGAAGTAACTCTATGGACTGAGGCAGAAAAAGATAAATCTAACTTTTgaattgatcataatttcaaatcCTTCCCTTCCAGTCTTAACATTGTTATGGAAGTTAGGTGGTCTAGTGGTGGTGGGGTGAGGGACTTTGGTGTAGTTGGAAATAGAGGAGAAAATGCCTCCAAATGGAATGTAACAAATTATTCTTTTGTTGAATGATGAAGTTATCTTCAAAAGTTAATTTGGGGGGAGGGGAATCTAGGCCATGCGCCgggttttttaataaaaaaattggatttATGAATTGTGTAACATATATTACACAAGAATGACAACCGAGTTAATTCAACACACACATAAAAAAGTGTTCGACCCACCCTATACTAGTATCCAGGATTCACTCTTGATTATTTGGGTAGTTAGAATGATGAGTAACTTTGAGTTTATAATGCTTTAGGGTggttttagtaaaaagtttcACTTTGAGGTAATTTTATGAGCAATGCCTTAACTTGGGGGTTGGTTTCTCGTAAAATAagctttgttttctttttgattctgTTATTGGAGTCTTTATCAATCCATATCTGTCATATTTGAACATAATATTCTTCTTGTTAGCTCTTTTCCTTTTGGAACTGTTGACCTCATTGGACATGGAATTGCTAGAAGCCTAGAGCAAATATGTACATTAAATCAGTATATACTACATATTACTTCATCTACCACaatctttatttttgtttcatttcttcAGGAAGTATGTGAGCCAGCTGGTTACAGGGTACTTACCCAGTGTTATACTGGTATTGTTCTTCTACACTGTCCCACCATTGATGATTCTCTTTTCGACAATTGAGGGGTCAATCTCTCGAAGTGCGAGGAAAAGAGGTGCCTGCTGCAAAGTGTTATTTTTCACCATCTGGAAtgttttctttattaatattgCATCTGGAACTGTGCTCAACAAATTGAATGTATTTTCCCAGCCAAAAGACATACCGGCCCAATTAGCAGCTGGAGCAGTGCCTGCCGCTGTAAGAGTCTTTGTTGCTTTTGTTTTATAGATCTTCGCAGTTGTTAATTCTTGCAATTACTTTCTTCCCTTGTATTTTATCGTTTTTTTTCATCCCCTATCTCCTAGGTCTTACAAAGAAGTAGTTTCATTGATCCAAGCTTCTAAACACAAATAAAATCTTGAACAATCTATAAGGTTGCGTTTGGGAACAAGCATTAAGGTTGCGTTTGGGAACAagcatttcattttaaattatagatttcaattatgaaatcattaatgtagaatttgagaatgataaggtTTGAGAGGTTATTCTCAAATCCTCGTCTTTAACAATTTTTATAACAATTGTGAATTTgactcaaatccaaatttgaaaattgtttatttgccaaacactaaatttgagtcaaatctatattttcaaatgaaatcctCATTCTCAAACATAGcataaatgattttatttagaaaatGCATGCAAATTTTTAGAGCAGGGTGAAAAACAAAGCACATTAGGGTCTAAACTTTCAATCTTTATCCTTAAGAATCACCCAAAACCAATGGTAAGGGTGTTCAATGCAATGAAACAAACACTTCAATAATAAGAAatgagaaacaataagaaacaaagcaaaaatcaaagacacaagatttacgaggttcaccccAATGTGGGCTATGTCCTCGTTGGTGGTTAGCTTGCTTGATTTTGTGAAGAAACAATAGAGTTCTCAAGAACTCTTACAAGGAAGTATTACACTtggagaagagaaaaagaaaagggtttGTGTTTGGCTAGGGTTAGAATACTCCTTAGAGAGAGTGTTGGGACTCCTATTTATACTAGAAGTCGTATACAAATGATTGGGCAAAAGCCCACATTAAAACATTCCCGTATAACTTGTCGCGCAAAAAAACAGAGTACGTTTTGAAccttcgctcgaccggtcgagcaaaaCACGCCTTGATCGAGCGGCTTGGATTTCAGTCGAGCAGCAGATCAAAATGCTCACTGATCTAGTCGAGCCAACAGGCTCGGTCGAGCATGCCATGATCTTGGTCGAGCGGCTCATCAGAAGCCCATAAAGACTCCCTCATCATCATGCACGTACATACACACATCCACACACCATCAACCTCATCATACACCATTGGTGCactcaaagtcacaccaaaAACTCCAACGATCTCCTCCTTGACTTTAGTTCACCAAGATCACGCTCTTCCTCCAAGACACTCCATCTACACACTACAAATAATCAAACAAGTAACACACCACATAAATGCCCCCTAGGGGCTTCACATCAAGCAAGCTTTTAAACCAATCAAGTCCACACATAGAGTGAACTTGTTGGTCGGCAATGGCTTCGTCATCATGTCAGCCGGATTATCATCGGTGCTTATCTTCGCTAAGTGAACTCTCTTGTGCTCAAGTTCATCTCGAATGAAGTTATATTTGATGTCGATGTGCTTGGTTCTTCGATGAAAAGTGTTTTGATTTCCTGCCAAATGAATGGCACTTTCACTATCACAATGAACACGCACCAAGCTCATCTCTGGGCACATCTCACCAACCAACCCTTTAAGCCGCTTTGCCTCTTTAAATGACTCGACAATAGCTATATACTCCGCTTCGGTGGTGGACATGGCGACCACATTTTGGAACAACGATGGCCAACTCACTGCCGTTCCACCCAATGTAAAAACATTCCCCAAGATAGATTTTCTAGTATCCAAGTCACCGCATAGTCGGAATCACAATACCCAATCAACCCGCTTGAATTTTTCCCAAACTTGAGACACCCAAATCATAGCCCATGAAAATACATTTTCTAGCTCTAGGTTCAAGTTTTCCCTCACATGAATATATAGGCAGGACAACCAAATACTCTAAGATTAGAATAATCAACTGGTGAATTATACCATACCTCATGTGGGGACTTGGAAGTTCAATGCGTTGTATGGAGAACGGTTCACCAAGTAGCATGCCATAGAAACGGCTTCGGCCCAAAACCTCTTGCTCAACATAGCTTGTGCGATCATACTCCTAGCCTTTTCCAACAATGTCTTGTTCATCCTTTCGGCCACGCCATTTTGTTGAGGCCTTCCAACACATGTTCTATGCCTCACTATACCTCCTTGGTGCAATATTGAAGAAACTTCTTATCAACAAACtcaagatcattgttcgttCTCAATGTCTTGATGCTCTTCCCGGTTTTCTTCTCAATCATGGTCTTCCAATCAACGAAGACATCAAATACATCATCTTTGTGCTTGATGAAATAGCACTAAACCTTCCTTGAATAGTCATCGATAAGAGTAAGCAAGTAGTTGCACCCACCAAGTGAGGTCTTCCGAGAAGGCCCCCAAAGGATTCCCTTGGTGTTGTGGATTGCCTGCTTGAAACTCATTCTCTTTTGCTTCCCATacacacaatgttcacaaaagcCAAGATTCCCAAGCTTCTTTCCTCCAAACAAGCCTTGCTTGCTCAACTCATGCATACCTCTCCCACTCATATGACCTAATCTCAAGTGCCATAGTTTGGTCTCTTCATCGGACATGATACTTGTGGAGACATTCATAGAGCCGAAGATGGTAGAACCCTCTAGAGCATACATACTCCCGTTCATTTTCCCCTTCATCACAATTAGTGACCCTCTTATGACCTTCATCACTCCACCTTGACAAGCAATCCTACAATCATTTTTGTCTAAAGTACCCAATGATATCAAGTTCTTCTTTAACCCGGTGACATGCCTAACATCGGACAAAGTTCTCACCATACCATCAAACATTTTCATTTGAATACTCCTAACATCGACAACCTTGCAAGTTGCATTGTTGCCTATAGTAACATTTTCTCCATCTACCTTCTCATAGGTAGTGAATAGGTCTTTGCTGGGTGTTATAAGAACACCCGGAATCAAGAATCCACTCATTCTCACCCTTATACTCATGTGTGGCAACCAAAACGCCACCATCATCGCTATCATTCGCATAGCTAGCCTCGGCACTACTAGAACCCTCCTTAGACCTCTCCTCATCATTGGAATGCTTTTTTTTTCCacttccaacaatctttcttgatgtGACCCTTGAGCTTGCAATAATTGCAAGTTTTGTTCTTGTTTGAACTTCAAGACTTTGACCTAATTTTACCCTTGCTACCACTACCATAAGTAGAACCCTTATCATTGGCTCTACCCCTCACATACAAGCCATCATTTGAGGTACTAGATGACTTACTTGACAATTGTGTATCTATCAAGTCCCTTTGGGTTAAGGCATTTttaacatcatcactactcaaattgtCTCTACCATAGAGCAAGGTCTCCCTAAAGTGCTTGTAAGAGGGTGGTAATGAACACAACAAATAAATgtccaaatcctcatcatcaagTTTTACATTAATATTTTGCAAGTccataacaataaaataaaattcatcaaggtgaGGTTTAAggggtttaccttcctccaatcgaagatcgtagagtctactctttAAGAGTAGCCGGTTGGTTACACTCTTTGCCATGTAAAGAGACTCCAGCTTCTTCCATATCCCTTTAGAGGTAGTCTCCTTCacaacttctctcaaaacttcattTGAGAGACATAGTTGAATAGCCGATAGAGCCTTAGCATTCATCTCTTCCCATTTTGCTTCACTCTCTCCAATGAGTTTCTTGTCTTCACCTTTAAGAGCCTTGTGCACCTCATTTTGTATCAAGATTGccttcattttgacttgccacaAGCCAAAGTTTACACTCCTATCAAAATTCTCAATATCTAGCTTCATTGAAGACATGTTTCCACAAGTTTTGCGCTCCTAAACACTCCTAAACACCAACAAAAGCcttaagctctgataccaattgaaaaacaAAGCACACTAGGGTCTAAAGTTTCAATAATCACCCAAGACCAATGGTAAGGGTGTTCAATGCAATGAAACAAACACTTCAATAATAAGCAATGAGAAcaataagaaacaaagcaaaaatcaaagacacaagatttacgaggttcaccctAATGTGGGCTACGTCCTCAGTGGTAGTTAGCTTGCTTGATTATGTGAAGAAACAATAGAGTTCTTAAGAACTCTTACAAGGAAGTATTACACTTGgagaattgaaaaagaaaagggtTTGTGTTTGGCTAGGGTTAGAATACTCCTTAAAGAGAGTGTTGGGTCTCCTATTTATACTAGAAGTCGTATACAAATGATTAGGCAAAAGCCCACATTAAAACATTCCCGTATAAATATGTCTTTACAAGGTGCACCAATGAGCTCTTTACAGTTTCATCACCACAGCTGGTGGTGCTAACAATAGCCTGACACATAATGTTTTCTAAAATATGTCTGAGACACACAAGGGTCACTTGTTGCTACAGTGATTAGCGGAGAAGTTCGTGGATGGATGTGCGTACTGGAGGGTTAAATGTGTGTTGGTTGGTGAAAATTAAGGGGTGTAATTGCCGTGAAGAATCTTTAGAACTATTACCAGTTACCACTACTTGATCGTGCTGGCTCGAAACTGTTTTACAGTGTTTGGTTTTTGGGCCTTCGTAAGCTATACTTTAGATGTGTTTTATGTGCCTTATTAAAGGATGATTGCCTTTCTGTAGGTGGGGTATGGGGATCAATTGATGATGAGTGATGGTACTAGGATCTTCTAAAATCCGATGACGCTCTTTACAAACAGAATCAAGATGTGACAATTGTTCAATAAACTATACAAattcaatattataataatagtttGTTGGGAAATGATATATTTCCAGTACCCTgcagtttaaacaacttggttACCGTATCTTGTGCAACGTCATGCGCTTATGAAGATTGAAAAACATCAAAACATTTTTACACAATAATACACTGTGATTTTCGAAATAGAAGTTGATATTCGAAACAAGAAATGTCTTTAGATTTTCATTTCCCATTTACCATCTAtcagattaataataaaaggtAATCTAAATTCTAAACAGAATTTAGCAACTCATTCACATAcctaaggttttaaaagcttaaattatttttgaacagGGTGAAGGCTACTCGACCTTTGGCTGTATTCTTTCTCTCTTTCAACAATTTTGTT
This Amaranthus tricolor cultivar Red isolate AtriRed21 chromosome 13, ASM2621246v1, whole genome shotgun sequence DNA region includes the following protein-coding sequences:
- the LOC130798109 gene encoding CSC1-like protein RXW8 isoform X3, which codes for MEHKLISSESLEVFTTQNVKEGSRWLWAHCLALYIISFSACMLLYFENKSIIRRRLTYIKGSAQDLSQFVVLVRGIPWSAEESYSTSLKNYFTKYYPSHYLSHQMVYHSAKIEKLMRSVKEMYDVLYHDSLPSCNSCGFTSRGHGRSNVFNIAVHEPEVIEKGKIDFEDLHDRDKECPAAFVFFKTRYAAACAAQGLQSSNPMFWVTHQAPQPRDVYWRNLGIPYRLFWLRRTGTLLATAAFLVFFIAPVTLVQSLANLTQLQQAFPFLRGLLKTKYVSQLVTGYLPSVILVLFFYTVPPLMILFSTIEGSISRSARKRGACCKVLFFTIWNVFFINIASGTVLNKLNVFSQPKDIPAQLAAGAVPAAVKFFTTYVLTSGWTSLACEVAQLWPLLCNIIYKVILRKDHGPFDGEYTFPYQSEVPRVLLFGLLGLNFAILAPLILPLLLVYFCLAYLVYRNQIVNVYITEYDSGGKYWPIAHNSIIFSLVLAQIIAMGVFVLKDSTLCLGFTIPLSILTLLFNEYCRRRFLPVFKNIAAEDLIDLDQQDEQNGRMETIHQQLQSAYCQFEWIAYGRSRMKSQYLSDDEDTERHSQELKQESESSQEIKTDESVTSVDRSSPENHIAEVEPESGR
- the LOC130798109 gene encoding CSC1-like protein RXW8 isoform X2; this encodes MEISALLTSAGINIGFCCALFLLYSILRKQPSNKNIYFGRKLAQLRSSKCNDPRWFERFVPSPGWILKAWKTSEDTILAVGGLDAVVFMRMLVFRLWAHCLALYIISFSACMLLYFENKSIIRRRLTYIKGSAQDLSQFVVLVRGIPWSAEESYSTSLKNYFTKYYPSHYLSHQMVYHSAKIEKLMRSVKEMYDVLYHDSLPSCNSCGFTSRGHGRSNVFNIAVHEPEVIEKGKIDFEDLHDRDKECPAAFVFFKTRYAAACAAQGLQSSNPMFWVTHQAPQPRDVYWRNLGIPYRLFWLRRTGTLLATAAFLVFFIAPVTLVQSLANLTQLQQAFPFLRGLLKTKYVSQLVTGYLPSVILVLFFYTVPPLMILFSTIEGSISRSARKRGACCKVLFFTIWNVFFINIASGTVLNKLNVFSQPKDIPAQLAAGAVPAAVKFFTTYVLTSGWTSLACEVAQLWPLLCNIIYKVILRKDHGPFDGEYTFPYQSEVPRVLLFGLLGLNFAILAPLILPLLLVYFCLAYLVYRNQIVNVYITEYDSGGKYWPIAHNSIIFSLVLAQIIAMGVFVLKDSTLCLGFTIPLSILTLLFNEYCRRRFLPVFKNIAAEDLIDLDQQDEQNGRMETIHQQLQSAYCQFEWIAYGRSRMKSQYLSDDEDTERHSQELKQESESSQEIKTDESVTSVDRSSPENHIAEVEPESGR
- the LOC130798109 gene encoding CSC1-like protein RXW8 isoform X1, with amino-acid sequence MEISALLTSAGINIGFCCALFLLYSILRKQPSNKNIYFGRKLAQLRSSKCNDPRWFERFVPSPGWILKAWKTSEDTILAVGGLDAVVFMRMLVFSIRIFSIAAIVCTAIVLPLNYFGQEMEHKLISSESLEVFTTQNVKEGSRWLWAHCLALYIISFSACMLLYFENKSIIRRRLTYIKGSAQDLSQFVVLVRGIPWSAEESYSTSLKNYFTKYYPSHYLSHQMVYHSAKIEKLMRSVKEMYDVLYHDSLPSCNSCGFTSRGHGRSNVFNIAVHEPEVIEKGKIDFEDLHDRDKECPAAFVFFKTRYAAACAAQGLQSSNPMFWVTHQAPQPRDVYWRNLGIPYRLFWLRRTGTLLATAAFLVFFIAPVTLVQSLANLTQLQQAFPFLRGLLKTKYVSQLVTGYLPSVILVLFFYTVPPLMILFSTIEGSISRSARKRGACCKVLFFTIWNVFFINIASGTVLNKLNVFSQPKDIPAQLAAGAVPAAVKFFTTYVLTSGWTSLACEVAQLWPLLCNIIYKVILRKDHGPFDGEYTFPYQSEVPRVLLFGLLGLNFAILAPLILPLLLVYFCLAYLVYRNQIVNVYITEYDSGGKYWPIAHNSIIFSLVLAQIIAMGVFVLKDSTLCLGFTIPLSILTLLFNEYCRRRFLPVFKNIAAEDLIDLDQQDEQNGRMETIHQQLQSAYCQFEWIAYGRSRMKSQYLSDDEDTERHSQELKQESESSQEIKTDESVTSVDRSSPENHIAEVEPESGR